The genomic DNA aaaacttcTATCTAATTTATTTGATAGCATATCATGCAAGCATTTTATGCCCGCTTTTTCAACTATATAGTATTTATAGTCATACTTATAaactatatctatatacatatatatatatatatatatatatactagagaACTCCTGCccgaaatataaatataaatatatataaacttgacagCTTCTAATAAATAGCAATAAAGTAATAAATCCATTACTAATTCATATTTAATACACTATATagaaagggtaaattacaaaaaaaaaaaacccaagttttgtaaaatgtctcaattttgtcctaaattttgttttgtaacaaaaaaaaccataagttttctaaaatgtctaaaaaatgacctccgttataacttctgtcaatttttgctgctgatggtgagtccctttaacagtccacgtaggtcacacgtaggctagtgggtccctttaacagtccacgtatgtcacacgtaggcaaaaattgacggaagttataacggatgtcattttttagacattttagaaaacttatggttttttttgttacaaaacaaaatttaggacaaaactgagacattttacaaaatttgggttttttttgtaatttgcccatatagaaattaaatgataatagttaatattttaattaataaaaatacatgaataaataaaatattaaaagaaatattaaaaaaattcaatcatttcattaataaataaatatattcataattttaagaaGATAAACAATCATTTCTacttatttaaatttattattaattttatatttttaagaatTATAAGTACTCTGACAAAAGCTCAATTCAGTAAATCTTTTATCCAAGTAAATGggtattcaaatttataaaacttcattatccaagaaaataatgaaattaaaaagttttgatggacaataaaattattaatatttgggaaaaagacaaaaaccccATTCTGATTTGGGGTCGAAACAAATCGCACattgtttttttgtttgggaCAATTAGCCTCCATGTGGTTTGCTCTGTTAGTCATAGGAGGTTATGAcgttaatttttgtttttccattttcagtcTTCAATCTTCAATCTTTAacctttaattattttggttctaaatctttttcttttatcattcatattctcaactttccattttgtttcattttagttctataaagaaaatcgaaaggaaGGGGGGCGGGGttgccaatcggcgacccgacctctccaccgaggtcgctgGTACCCACGGAGGACCTCGGCAACCTCGGTCGGCAACCCCGACCCCGAATTGACCGAGGACTCTGAGTTGGCGGTCACTAGTCGATTTAGGGTTGGGGTTGCCAATCGGCGACCTGACCCTTCCACTGAGATCGCCGGCGTCCTCCGTGGGTACGGGTGatctcggtggaggggtcggggtcgccgattggtgGCCCCAACCCCGAATCGACTGGGAACCCCTCATTCCCTTTTGATTTTCgttataggactaaaatgaaataaaatgaaaagttgaggatatgaatgataaaagaaaaagatataaccaaaatgattaaaaagctAAATATTtaggactgaaaatgaaaaaaaaaattaacattgTAACCCCCTATGTCTAACGGAGCAAACCACATGGAGGCTAATTGTCCCAAATAAAAGGACTTGGTGTGATTTGTCCCGACCCCAAACCGCAATAAGGGGTTTTGTCTTTTCcctttaatatttcatcaaaataaaactaacaattttatctaaaagtaatcgaattttgaattaatttttttggaaatttaaCTTAATTGCATATATTACGcaaattttttattgcattaaaaatagaaaaaaaaataaacttttcaCATGTTAATAACTATAAGTTTATACCAATTATTGctttcatattaaatttttataataaattatgtttGATAAAATCCATACAATGCATAGATTCATTCAATAagctagttttttttttatacatggAGTGATAATAAACCACAATGATTAAATGATGATATATCATCATGAAAATTATTCGTCAAATCTTCTATTTAATTTCGTGATAAGCATGGAAACTAAATTTCACTATACatggaaaataattatatgagAGATTACACACAATTATTACTCCTTCAAtctcaatctctctcttcttcctttcagCCATGTCCTCTCTATTAAATGCTTTGGTATCTCTCACCTCCTTAATTCCTCCAAATACACAAAAGTTCCTTTATTGCTCAGGTCACAAACATGATGAGATCTTCACTCATTGGTTGCTACTTTCTCCTCTTCGTTGCTGGGATCTTCGAGCATGCCATGTCATCcccttctttctcttcttcagCTCTAGTCGAAGAGCGCCAGCCTCAACGATACGTTAAGTCACATTCCTTCAACAGGAAGTTTAAGCACTACTACAGATCAAAGGTAGGGTTGATTTCATCTTCTTATGTGAaacatttcattttttctacCTTTTGCTCCTAAGGCAAGACAAATTGTAGGTTTTGGTTGAAGAAGCAAAGGGACCGGATGCCCTCGTGAGTACTTTGAAGCCTGAATTCTCAAGAGGAAGTGGCATCAATGATTTTGATGATTTGGTATATCATACCGACTACCATGGAGTCAGTACTCATCCACCGACCCCACCAAACATCATGCGTACTTTGAAGCCCGAATTCTCAAGAGGAAGTGGCATCAACGATTTTGATGATTTGGTATATCATACCGACTACCGTGGAGTCGGTACTCATCCACCGACCCCACCAAACCATGATTAAAAGGCCTTGTAATGCATAAGTTTTCTGCCATTGATACAGTAGAGATATAGTTTGAAAGATATTGTCTAAAGGAAAACTCAGTCTTTAATTCTCTATGCTTGGTGAAGTTGGCTATATATGTCTTAGAAATGGGAGATGAAAATAAGTGTTATAGTCGGGTGGTGtttgtttcaacttaattaatttagtGCTTAAAAGTAAGTTATAAGAGAAACGAATGTAAGAAAGAGGGAAATATGAGAGATAAAGATCTAaactacttaatcattaataaaaaaatcacttaaCTCATtaagtagaaaattttgacttgATGAATATGCGGACCCGAATTAAGCCTCATCTAAGCCCGCATGTGTGCGCACAgtcgcacggcttgggagtatccaccttcccgggggaCGCATGACGGATGCCCGTGAAAAGGAGTCACCACTACCTGTTCACGACTCGAAGATCGAGGGTTGGTGAGTTGTCCGGGTCTAGGGATAAGGAATaaacctagtatgctaaggcatatggtatTGCAGAATCaaaagttccgaattcgggggttctgttacgtgtGGGACTACATCTTGCACGTTCTattggtactctagtttgttaAGGGTTTGCTGTTTTTAGTTTGTTTACCGTATGGATTAGGCTACACTCATCTTACTCGgtttgacaccataaattcATTGAGAAGTGATCGATTCAGGCTAAGAGCCCGAGGGTGGACCCTCGCATCGAAGGTTCAATCTGCCGTCCTCGAGTCACGGTTCGTTAGGCCATGATGGTCGGTTCCCCCCCATGCTCTGAAACCACGACATGTAAGGCTTACTCATCCCTAGAGACCGTAGATCGACTTGAACTGTTCAACACTCAAACCGTTTGCTCACCGGCCGGGATCATTACataaatgaatatacaaataaactTCTCGCAATGTACTCTcaatataaatacaaattatatcAAGCAGATCCCAATCGATTTGCGTTCAACTAATATTCCACTTGCGCTCACCGTGAGTTTGGAAGACCGGAATAAGACTCAAGAGTGCTgagggtcgggtccgaccAAATCGACGAGTCCTAGGAGTACCAAACGATCCTTGAGATTTTCACTGGATTGGTCGAGCTCCCAAGTAGTTGTCTGACCTTGTTTCATGCGTCTCGACCCAAGTCATCATCCACTTGGATACTACACAAGTTGAAATGATGCTCTTGGGTCGCGCACACTTGCTGTGTGGGAGTGTTGGACCCCATAATCGATGGTTGGAGCATTGAATCCCGTGTTGATAACGCCCTAATGATTCAGGCTCGAACTGCAATAAAATAGACAAGGATAGATAGGAAACATATAAAAGCACATAAAACAAACAAGGTGTGAATTAGTCGCCACGTTTACGTGATTATCAATTTATTGATTCGAGATTGCTTAACAAACATGTTTATATCATAAGCAAATAAAAACAGAATGGGCATACACGGTGAAGATCGGCCATGGGCCACCTTgaagggtatgtagcattcggctttgcttAGAAAGGACTCAACGGACATAATGTATGTCGTCAAGCCCTACTTGTATGGGTTCATTTTAAGTTTATATGTTTTATGATATTGACTGATTAACATGTTATGAATGAAGTGTGTTTTGTGAGAATCCTACAACATAGGGTTTTGTCCAACTGTTCTCGTGTGTTTAATTATGTCAAGTTCGAAATTAATTTTGTGTTTTAACCCAATCTAAATACAAACTTAAGAAAGTGGAAACGCGAAACACCACGAGTGTGTCTAGACTCTACTCTCGATCCTAGAGGAACTGGGTAGCCTTTAACAGGCCTTTCCCTCTCGCGTCTCTAGTCGACATTCCTAAGCGCCTGAATATATACTAGAATGACAGGAATACTTCGGTCGGATaaaaaaggctatgcagataagACTTGCGCTTGCACGGTCCGCCCTTCTTTACCCGTGGCTCGGAATGTTTCGACCACTCTAACTCTAGAGTTAtcggtaaatcataaattgATCGTCGTGCTCTAGAGTCGGAAAAATGGTTTCGTGAAAAGAAATCGACACTGCGTGAATCGGACCGTCGAGGTCGGTAAACGATGTGAACCAATCCCTTGGACTCACCATGGTTGTGTAGGTGTTAGAAATTAtggattttgaaaatggcatgattaccggtacGTGATTTATCGACtcaattacaaattaatagaCGATTCATGCggtttatttaaattttgagTGGATTAACTAGTCAAGTAGTTCGTCCTATTTACTACGTGCGTGCAATTAGTTAATTTAATGGATTCACCGAAAGCTTTTAGATTTACAGGCTTCGAATCATTGAATCGGTTATTGTTGAACAGTTCGATTGGAATTTTGATCCCCGATCgtcttgatttttcaaaatgacTCACGAACAGGAAGACTATAATGGGTCCTCACAAGCCAAGGAGGCTCGCTCAAGGATGGCCAAGAGCCCCTTGGGCCCATGTGGGCCTGCAATGGTTCTCATGACTCGAGTCCATGCAAATTTCGTATATAACGAGTTAAATGATAGGTTAATCGTCAAATTGGCATTGGCACAGACATCgatattacaaaaaaatctAGAAACGAAGTCAAATCGAGAGGAGGAGGCCACCATTTGACCCAAGGTAGGTTAAGGAATTCTTGGCCACTTCCCCTAAGGAATGGTCGAGAGGTTCATTGACCCATCTCGGGTCTCTTGCGGTCTAATCACCCCGATTTTAAacgtttctcgcatgcttcattcatcaaacacgataataagCAAGAATACATGAGACCGGTACCACCACGATAAACGAGAACGCATGAAAGCAAGAAAATTAGTCGAATCGAGAACGAAGAAGACGTCATGGACCCAAACTGGTCGGTGGGGTCTCAGCCACACCATCAAGGGTTGGGCGAGACCTCATGGACCCGGCACAGGTCCGAGGCGGTCTCCTCGAACCAGGTTCGCATGCAGTATGTAAAACAAGGTAATGTAAAACACGGGAAATGATCAAAATAGAAGAAGAGGACACCGCCAAGGATCCGTGAGAAGTCAAGTAAGCTCTCAGCCTCCTCCAAGAGGAAGTGGCCAAGAGATCCCATGGATCGTCTCGGGTCGAGGTGACCTCCTTGGCCTCGATTCTAACCCTCTTCCATCATGCAACATAAATTGCATCGTCACATGATCATTTAAACGAGCTCGAAACATAGttcaaacaaaacatgcatgaagtcggtcagggaccgccttatcaccccataaaactcaaaaattgaaagtcctaacttctttAAAGGGTTCAAGGATATTATACCTACGCATTGGGCCATGAAAGAGGTGGCTCTGAGGCTTGGGTGAGTCGAGAATGGACTTGGTTGGACGAGAATGTTGGCGCGAGTGTTGATGTCGTTCTTAGTGGCTCCCTGTCACTGGGAGGTCCCTAGTAAAAGCTGGAAGTAGCGCTCAAGTCGCTGGTTCTCGGGTTTACCTGAATAGAAAGAAAGActcgagagagaaagagagaccCGAGAAGAGGAGGAGCACGGGGCggggttgtgcacggtggagaGGCTTTTGGACTTTGACTTCATTGTCACGGGGAAGCGAGAGAGCCAAAGGTGGCCCGTCAAAGGATGTATGCATGATTCGCCTTAATTGTGGAGGAAGAAAATTCGCCGAAAATGGGAAAGCTATAGAGAGACCGCTACAATCCAAAGCTAGTGCGGGCTGTTAGAGgtctcaaatggaaaaacaaatGTCGCTAATGGACTCGGGatgtcgaatacatgtgggatatgaagtttgtttCGAGTCAGATCAGATCGGGGAGAGGTCACCAGAAAATCGTGATGGTTTTTCTACAAAACAAGGTGATTTTGGCCTAGAAGGGAAGGGCCGCCGAATTTTTGGATTGAGAGGGAGCTTGAAGCATGAGACCAAATGACAGAGTTGAGAGTTTGGAGAGACAATGGATTGTAGAGAGTGGGGCTCTTCTCCttgctttctttctttttatctaTCCTTTAAGAACAAAGGAAAAACCAAAtgaagagaagagagggagaggttGCCGTCGAGATTTGCTTGGAGTAAGGAGGGAATAGATTCGCATTTTGTGGAAAGTTGGAGAAATGATGGATTGGATGTATACTTAGTTGCTAAGATAGGGGGTAAATATCCTTAAAatgaggaaaagagaaaataaaaggctTGGAGAGGGTGGCTGGTCATATGGCTAGGGCTGCGGGTCACACGGTTGCCATTAGGAGTCAGGGAAACTTGGGCCTTAGTCGGTTGCTCATTAGATCTCTGTGACTTGAATGGACAGCCTATCGTCGATGTTGGCGAGGATAGGATTTCgctgagcccaatatcgctgTGTTTGGGTTGAACAAATAATTTGAGGGTTCAAAGGCTCAAGAATCGTTTTTGCTCAATGCGGGTGATCTGAGCGAAGTTAACTGTTTTTGTCGACTTCTTGCGTGTTCGCCTTTTGTGCTGATTGTTTTGATATGTTTTGCTGTCGGGGTGGAAAAATCGACTCCGTAAGCCCATATACaaatgaaaattagaaaacgAACAGGGAACTTGCAGTCGGACTTCTCGGCCTGTTTCCTAGGTGTCTTGAGGGGTCTGGAACTCACTGTGTTATCCGTTTATCGAAGGTTTGCTGGGTAGCGTTTAGGACTTTTCTGCAGCTACTCAGGAAGTCTAAATGATTTATGCAGTCCGACCTGAAATGTCATCCATGGTCTTTGGAGTCACTTGGACCGGCTGGGCTTGACTTCCATTGTTAACATTTCGCTTGATAAGCCAACGACTCGAGAACCTCGGTAGAAGGGCCCCTTTTTCCAGTTGAGAATGACTCGTGAGGTGAATATGATTTCATGAGAGCAGTCTAAAGAGTGCTCCATGATCCTAAGGACCCTTGGGTCTGGCCGGGCTTGACCTCTGGTGTTGACGATTCACTTGATGAGTTGGCGACTCAAGAATCTTTTTCCACTCGGGAGTCACTCGTGAGGTGAAGATGATTTCCGGAGAGCAGTCTGAAGAGTACTGCATGATCTTGAGAACCCCCGGTCTTGGCTGGGCCTAACCTCGGGTACTCACGAGTCGCCTGACAAGTCGGTGACATGGGAGCCTCGCTGGAAACCGTCTGCAATTATTCGAGAATGCTCCAGCTtaagcagatgatttgcggaATGTGTAAGGAGGTTCTCTTCATTAGTTTGGCACCAtgaatgatttttaaaatctcATATTGGATTGCTATTGGAAACAGCCTGCGACCTCGAGATCACGTGTCGTTAGGACTCTCCAGTTGTTCTTTGGGATATGCGGGTGAATTCCTGAGACTTTATGCATGGTTGCGCCCTGGTGTCATCTGATTGATCTTGTTGACCTAGCTATAAATAGTGGTCCGGGGTTTACCGAGCCGTTTTCCGTTGATGGCTCACAAGAGCCGATGGACCAAAACATGGTGTtgttaatgaaataagtaatTCTATACTCTTTATCTTTCACAGAACTTTTATCATCCTTATTCATTCATCCCttcttcttataattttttttccttaactaattaagtgcttaatttttaagcacttaatttatcaaacaccacTTTAGAGTCTTTACAATATGTAAAAGACATTCCTACTTATTAATAAATGAGCGTTTATATATGTATCGACATATCGCACACATGACTATTTAAGTTCCCGACTGTATGCATGTCATTTTAAAAATCCTTTAGACAAACAACATCAATATCCATGGTTCGACAACCACTTAAAAGGTTGAAGCACATTCTAAAATATATGCCTTTGTTCGTGACAGTAAGCTCGATGTACGATTTATGAACTTGGAAACCCACATGTATGTCTAATTTGTCGAAAGCTCTTGCACTCGTAGTTTtgattgtcagcacccaattttagtccaccggctccagggGGTAGAATCGTCTttttgccacccgtgagggaagtatttccgattaattacttgagtatttacgactttttgaaaatagcaatttttcctaatttaacaccaattttatgattttttttaaaaaaaaataataccatttgggacgttttcgaatttgACGTACATCGacttcaatttttcaaaatccgggacaaaattcgagattgaaaataattttatcacgTAATATCGATCGACGAATTTTTCTAAGCACGgtggcggtctcgaattatttttccgacgtcCAATCAAGAAGAcggaatttttaatttgtagGCGCGtcgaattcgaaaaaaaaaaaagaaaggacgAGCCGGTCAGGAGCCGGTCAGGAGCCGGTCAGAAACCGGTCAGGAGCTCTGATCGGCCCTGACcgttacccaaaaaaaaaaaaatttctggtTAGGACTGCTGCCCGAATTGCTGCCCGGCACcactgttcttcttcttccaggGCAGCAAGGAGCGGGGGAACCAGGGAATCAAAAACGGAAAGGaatcgaagaaaaaaaaaaccgaaacCAAAAATCACGGGAACCCTAGCCGCAATTCAGGGGAAATGGATCGAATCCAAGAAAACGTagagtctctctctctctctcgggtcTGGCGGAACAAAACCGGCAGCTCACGAACAGAAAGAAAAATCGGGGGGGAGCTCACGAAAAAAAATCCTGAGCTCGCCGATTCTctccggaaaaaaaaagatctcaGCTCGAACGGACGCCAACTCTCTCGCTCGCTCTCTCGCTCGCGGGGTcgaaaaaaggaagaaacggcagctgaaaaaaaaaaaggaaagaaaccGGAAGCTCGAACTCCCGAAAAACCCCACAGCTCCAGACCAGGTTGTGTGCTCCCCGGAGCTCAACTGCCCACGGCCCGACTCCCCAGCTGGGCCCCGCCCTTCCTCGGTTCTCCCTCAACTCGTTCTCGCTCGAAGACTCTCGGCTCGTCCCTCAGCTCAGCGAACCCTTAGCTCGGCCGATTCGCCCATCTCCGGACTCCCTCAGCTCGCCTCTCCTTCTCGGTTCCCATTCCGACGTTAATCGGGtcggtttctttttttttttgtatcgTACAGGGAACACCAGGAACGACCAGGACCGTCCGCGCCGGCCCAGCCCAGCAGTCCGTACGGTCCAACAGTTCGGCCCGGCCCGGCCCAGCGGCAGCCATCCAGCCCGGCCCAGCAACAGCCAATTCCACTCGGCCCAGCCCAACTCCCAGCAGGCCCGTTCGGCCCAATCCGGCCCAATCCTCCCTCAGCAGCCCAACTCGAGCagcatttttatttgttttattttttattatttacagaatcaaccatcaactttccgaactaggtaaaatctcaacttagcggcatgtttagggcttcaTATTAAATATCGTGATTGCTTGgatgatgatgacatgaaataattgctTGTTGCTTGCATAGATTATCGAAATTATGTCTAATtcgattattttatctttttgatttgtttcgtTTTAGTCCTGCCGCAActcttcttatttttcaaattatcacAAATTCTGAAATCcattttaaatcagtcccagGACATTTTTAACATTGTTATCACGTCCATAATTTTTTCTAGAATTTTATACTGCtccagtaaatttttttaattatttcaatttagtccctggagaatttattaatttttaaaatcagccctaaatttcaaaattcatttcaaacataccctgggctatttcattatttctagCACATCCTCCAAATTTTTCAGGATTTTAAACCACCTCAGAAAACTTTTTccatttgtttcaattcagtcGCTGTGATATATATCCCTTTTAAAAATCAGTCCAGAGtttcaaaattcttttcaaatgCGTCCCGGGCTATTTCATTCTTTCCAGAACCTtccctgatttttttttagaatttaaaatcgctcctgtaaacttttcaatttgtttcaatttagtccctgcaacatttattcattttaaaacctgccctgaatttcaaaaattaatttcaaataaaccctagcccattttatactttcccgaacattctccaaattttatagaatttagaaaaaatcattctccaaatttttttgatttgtttcagtttagtccttgaaACCTTTTTCCGTTACTTTATTAGTCCTTATTATTCTACATTATGTTGTTCGATCTTTATGCAAATTTTTCGAGATgactggaaattagagtttatcgggcgatctattattgatcgtttcgacggctcgaaacccaaaaaaataaaataaagcattcagcagattttaattaaacttaatgatttcaccaatcgggtaaacgggacgttcatttgactaattaattcactcgaccttaataattttgcacgaattggtaattaatcggaaatacgcgtcgataaattgcaaatacgtgttgacgccttcttttcaaaattcgcaaatttcatactaaaatctgagactcgtgatccgatgtgacatggacgtatgggaagaacttgcatgttttgattcgaggcctcctaattttaggtaactcaagtcggggtgtggaagtactttttagatcacttccggatagattgaccgtttctttgactttttttttgggttctcgcataaccctagaagaatcagggaatcagtcaacgccggtcacaggccgaggtggcccgcattgcgtagtctctctcttttcaaaaataaattttctatacaaaggcaaaaaggcgtatttacaatttattgttatctctgcatgatcttgggtagttagatcgggaataacggtttaagataccaacatttgacttaatcgcatactcggcctaatagaaaacagaatggggatagcgggctaggcactaggttgtaggattctcgtgtcaaaatccacattctataataacctatcataatcaaagtgtcacgatacataacaatttaaaatcaacccacacattcgagacttgatcacGGACACACACAGTCTGTCAGGTCCGGTAAATGACGCTGAATGCTACATGTCATTCCCCTCTTGCCTTTTGCTTGCTTTAGGGtcggatttgcatgccaagataccccggttaataatcaattaactcacgtaaattcggtaataacaaaatctcattgtttgtttatttgtgcttgattgttacatttttttgcacttgtttgttacgCGGATCGAGCCCAATCCTTTAGGGTACGattcacatggggtccaacgccccaatcgtagattaCGGGACCTAATCCCCTaaacaccgagtgcgcaccttaatttcaatttcagtcttttcaaaccacacggtgagcacgagtggaataatgactgaacgcgaaccgaccgggtttcagttgttgtaatttgtattttatttatttgagaggacaatgtgaggatttatgttgtacgtttattcatgtaagaatcccggtcggagagcggacggtcggagtgtttcttcgaatttacggtgtcaaaacgcgtaagatgagcggaatttaattaagcggtaattaaattaaaatggcaagcctagacaagctagagtaccgatagggcatgcgagatataggctcgcatgtaacagaacccccgaactcggaatttccggttccgtacaagaccattgccttagtatactaggtgtatccatacccctagacccgggcgactcaccggccctcgaccttcgggtcgtaaacaggtagtggcgactccttctcacgtgcgtccgtcacgcgtcccagggaaggtggacactcgcaagccgcgttgcatttaggcgcgcgtatgcgtgccccgacgagacgaaattcggatGCGCACATTGATATCATCACTCGCTTTCGT from Punica granatum isolate Tunisia-2019 chromosome 2, ASM765513v2, whole genome shotgun sequence includes the following:
- the LOC116197704 gene encoding uncharacterized protein LOC116197704 — protein: MMRSSLIGCYFLLFVAGIFEHAMSSPSFSSSALVEERQPQRYVKSHSFNRKFKHYYRSKVLVEEAKGPDALVSTLKPEFSRGSGINDFDDLVYHTDYHGVSTHPPTPPNIMRTLKPEFSRGSGINDFDDLVYHTDYRGVGTHPPTPPNHD